A genomic window from Silene latifolia isolate original U9 population chromosome 11, ASM4854445v1, whole genome shotgun sequence includes:
- the LOC141613650 gene encoding uncharacterized protein LOC141613650, producing MDEGLKNEYLRIRDSSQLWARLEERFGHQQDVLYSLNFAMNGKTYVSKILLENEYNSALFRIASQLEYCGHEVSDYTKIEKTFSTMGKRNIDFQRQIRQSKIEKFTDLIAILLVAEQNDNVLLKNDNLRPSGSIAIPEANFVARSGRGRWINKRGRGRGRGSGLSRGQNTFKKPHYGKRKAYPENIEKPRTTCNKCGLGGHWARACRTPKHFVDLYQASIVQKNKRPEAHFITDAIPLTSNMPKSNMVETDMLESDMIETANYFLDDGAGSSGFNMTSTM from the coding sequence ATGGATGAAGGGCTAAAAAATGAGTATTTGCGAATAAGAGACTCTTCTCAATTATGGGCTCGCCTTGAGGAAAGGTTTGGACATCAACAAGATGTCCTCTACTCCCTAAACTTCGCCATGAATGGGAAAACTTACGTTTCCAAGATTTTACTTGAAAACGAATATAATTCGGCCCTATTTCGCATTGCCTCACAATTGGAGTATTGTGGTCATGAAGTTAGCGACTACACTAAAATCGAGAAAACATTCTCAACTATGGGCAAACGCAATATTGATTTTCAAAGACAAATAAGGCAAagcaaaattgaaaaattcactGACCTTATTGCAATACTTTTAGTCGCTGAACAAAATGACAATGTTTTGTTGAAAAACGATAATTTGAGGCCAAGTGGATCTATTGCAATACCTGAGGCAAATTTTGTTGCTAGAAGTGGGCGTGGACGCTGGATCAATAAGCGAGGACGCGGTAGAGGACGTGGTTCTGGCCTAAGTAGAGGTCAAAATACGTTTAAAAAACCACATTACGGAAAGCGGAAGGCTTATCCCGAAAATATTGAAAAACCTAGAACTACTTGTAATAAGTGTGGTCTAGGAGGACACTGGGCTCGCGCGTGTCGCACGCCAAAACACTTTGTCGACCTCTACCAGGCATCCATCGTGCAAAAGAATAAAAGGCCTGAGGCACATTTTATTACTGATGCCATACCATTAACATCCAATATGCCTAAATCAAACATGGTTGAGACTGACATGCTTGAATCAGACATGATCGAAACGGCAAACTACTTTCTGGATGATGGCGCCGGGAGTAGTGGATTCAATATGACATCTACTATGTAG